The following are encoded in a window of Thiohalobacter sp. IOR34 genomic DNA:
- the carB gene encoding carbamoyl-phosphate synthase large subunit, producing the protein MPKRTDIHSILILGAGPIVIGQACEFDYSGAQACKALREEGYRVILVNSNPATIMTDPEMADATYIEPIEWRTVARIIERERPDALLPTMGGQTALNCALDLAREGVLEQFGVEMIGASRDAIDKAEDRDRFRKAMQKIGLDMPRSAVAHSMEEALQVQAQIGFPAIIRPSFTMGGSGGGIAYNKEEFVEICERGLDLSPTNELLIEESALGWKEFEMEVVRDRKDNCIIVCSIENFDPMGVHTGDSITVAPAQTLTDKEYQIMRDASLAVLREIGVDTGGSNVQFAINPENGRMIIIEMNPRVSRSSALASKATGFPIAKVAAKLAVGYTLDELQNEITGGATPASFEPSIDYVVTKVPRFTFEKFPQAEPYLTTQMKSVGEVMAMGRTFQESLHKALRGLETGIDGFNERVDPDGEETKATLRRELRQPGPERILYVGDAFRAGMSLEEIHEFSAIDPWFLKQIEEIIGFEAEVQRRGLEGLDEPFLRRLKRHGFSDRRLASLTGSSEQAIRERRWSLGVRPVYKRVDTCAAEFATATAYMYSTYEEECEAEPTGRDKIMVLGGGPNRIGQGIEFDYCCVHAALAMREDGFETIMVNCNPETVSTDYDTSDRLYFEPLTLEDVLEIIDKEKPKGVIVQYGGQTPLKLARDLEAAGAPIIGTSPDSIDLAEDRERFQQLIHQLGLRQPPNRTARTEEDAIRLAEEIGYPLVVRPSYVLGGRAMEIVYNRDDLTRYMREAVSVSNDSPVLLDRFLDDAVEVDVDAICDGKDVLIGGIMEHIEQAGVHSGDSACSLPPYTLQAGIQDRMRDQVRAMARALNVVGLMNTQFAIKDNEVYVLEVNPRASRTVPYVSKATGRPLAKIAARCMAGRSLAEQGALDERIPPYYSVKEAVFPFIKFPGVDPLLGPEMKSTGEVMGVGRSFGAAFARAQLGAGAELPKPGGRIFISVRDADKRGAVELARDFVERGFHIVATRGTARAILEAGIPCEMVNKVIEGRPHIVDMIKNDQISYIVNTTEGKQAIADSYTIRRTALQHKVNVSTTLSHGKAICMALDSRDQTEVNCLQDLHEELEA; encoded by the coding sequence ATGCCCAAACGTACCGACATCCATAGCATCCTCATCCTCGGCGCGGGGCCGATCGTCATCGGCCAGGCCTGCGAGTTCGACTATTCCGGTGCCCAGGCCTGCAAGGCGCTGCGTGAGGAGGGCTACCGGGTCATCCTGGTCAACTCCAATCCGGCGACCATCATGACCGATCCGGAGATGGCCGATGCTACCTACATCGAGCCGATCGAGTGGCGCACCGTGGCGCGCATCATCGAGCGCGAGCGTCCGGATGCCCTGCTGCCGACCATGGGTGGCCAGACGGCGCTGAACTGCGCCCTGGACCTGGCCCGCGAGGGTGTGCTGGAGCAGTTCGGCGTGGAGATGATCGGCGCCAGCCGTGATGCCATCGACAAGGCCGAGGACCGTGACCGCTTCCGCAAGGCGATGCAGAAGATCGGTCTCGACATGCCGCGTTCGGCGGTGGCGCACAGCATGGAAGAGGCGCTGCAGGTGCAGGCGCAGATCGGCTTCCCGGCGATCATCCGGCCGTCCTTCACCATGGGGGGCTCCGGCGGGGGCATCGCCTACAACAAGGAGGAGTTCGTCGAGATCTGCGAGCGCGGCCTGGACCTGTCGCCGACCAACGAGCTGCTGATCGAGGAATCGGCGCTCGGCTGGAAGGAATTCGAGATGGAAGTGGTGCGCGACCGCAAGGACAACTGCATCATCGTCTGTTCCATCGAGAACTTCGATCCCATGGGCGTGCACACCGGCGACTCCATCACCGTAGCCCCGGCGCAGACCCTGACCGACAAGGAATACCAGATCATGCGTGACGCCTCCCTGGCGGTGCTGCGCGAGATCGGCGTGGACACCGGCGGCTCCAACGTGCAGTTCGCCATCAACCCCGAGAACGGGCGCATGATCATCATCGAGATGAACCCGCGGGTGTCGCGTTCCTCGGCCCTGGCCTCCAAGGCCACCGGCTTCCCGATTGCCAAGGTGGCGGCCAAGCTGGCGGTGGGCTACACCCTGGACGAGCTGCAGAACGAGATCACCGGCGGCGCCACGCCGGCCTCCTTCGAGCCTTCCATCGACTACGTGGTGACCAAGGTGCCACGTTTCACCTTCGAGAAGTTTCCCCAGGCCGAGCCCTACCTGACCACCCAGATGAAATCGGTGGGCGAGGTGATGGCCATGGGCCGAACCTTCCAGGAATCCCTGCACAAGGCGCTGCGCGGTCTGGAGACCGGCATCGACGGTTTCAACGAGCGGGTCGATCCCGATGGCGAGGAGACCAAGGCCACCCTGCGCCGCGAGCTGCGCCAGCCCGGGCCGGAGCGCATCCTCTACGTCGGCGATGCCTTCCGCGCCGGCATGAGCCTGGAGGAGATCCACGAATTCAGCGCCATCGACCCCTGGTTCCTGAAACAGATCGAGGAGATCATCGGCTTCGAGGCCGAGGTTCAGCGCCGCGGCCTGGAGGGGCTGGACGAACCCTTCCTGCGCCGGCTCAAGCGCCATGGCTTCTCCGACCGGCGGCTGGCCAGCCTCACCGGCAGCAGCGAGCAGGCGATCCGCGAGCGGCGCTGGTCGCTGGGGGTGCGCCCGGTCTACAAGCGCGTCGACACCTGCGCCGCCGAGTTCGCCACCGCCACCGCCTACATGTACTCCACCTACGAGGAAGAGTGCGAGGCCGAACCGACCGGCCGTGACAAGATCATGGTCCTGGGTGGCGGACCGAACCGCATCGGCCAGGGCATCGAGTTCGACTACTGCTGCGTGCACGCGGCCCTGGCGATGCGCGAGGACGGTTTCGAGACCATCATGGTCAACTGCAATCCGGAGACGGTGTCCACCGACTACGACACCTCCGACCGGCTGTATTTCGAGCCGCTGACCCTGGAGGACGTGCTGGAGATCATCGACAAGGAGAAGCCCAAGGGCGTGATCGTGCAGTACGGCGGCCAGACGCCCTTGAAGCTGGCCCGCGACCTGGAGGCGGCCGGCGCGCCGATCATCGGCACCAGCCCGGACTCCATCGATCTGGCCGAGGACCGCGAACGCTTCCAGCAGTTGATCCACCAGCTCGGTCTGCGTCAGCCGCCCAACCGCACGGCGCGCACCGAGGAGGATGCCATCCGCCTGGCCGAGGAGATCGGTTATCCGCTGGTGGTGCGCCCGTCCTATGTGCTCGGTGGCCGGGCCATGGAGATCGTCTACAACCGGGACGATCTCACCCGCTACATGCGCGAGGCGGTGAGCGTCTCCAACGACTCGCCGGTGCTGCTCGACCGCTTCCTGGACGATGCCGTGGAGGTCGACGTGGATGCCATCTGCGACGGCAAGGATGTGCTGATCGGCGGCATCATGGAGCACATCGAACAGGCCGGCGTGCACTCCGGCGACTCGGCCTGTTCCTTGCCGCCCTACACCCTGCAGGCCGGCATCCAGGATCGGATGCGCGACCAGGTGCGGGCCATGGCGCGGGCGCTGAACGTGGTCGGCCTGATGAACACCCAGTTCGCCATCAAGGACAACGAGGTCTATGTACTGGAGGTCAATCCGCGTGCCTCGCGCACCGTGCCCTATGTCTCCAAGGCCACCGGCCGGCCGCTGGCCAAGATCGCGGCGCGCTGCATGGCCGGCCGCAGCCTGGCGGAGCAGGGCGCGCTCGACGAGCGCATTCCGCCCTATTATTCGGTGAAGGAGGCGGTCTTCCCCTTCATCAAGTTCCCGGGGGTCGATCCACTGCTGGGGCCGGAGATGAAGTCCACCGGCGAGGTGATGGGTGTCGGCCGCAGCTTCGGGGCCGCCTTCGCCCGGGCCCAGCTCGGTGCCGGCGCCGAGTTGCCGAAACCGGGGGGGCGGATCTTCATCAGCGTGCGCGATGCCGACAAGCGCGGGGCGGTGGAACTGGCGCGCGACTTCGTCGAGCGTGGCTTCCATATCGTCGCCACCCGCGGTACGGCGCGTGCCATCCTCGAGGCGGGTATCCCCTGCGAGATGGTGAACAAGGTGATCGAGGGACGCCCGCACATCGTCGACATGATCAAGAACGATCAGATCAGCTATATTGTGAACACGACGGAAGGCAAGCAGGCGATCGCCGATTCCTACACCATCCGCCGCACCGCCTTGCAGCACAAGGTCAACGTCAGCACCACCCTGTCGCATGGCAAGGCGATCTGCATGGCACTCGACAGCCGCGACCAGACCGAGGTCAACTGCCTGCAGGATCTGCATG
- the dapB gene encoding 4-hydroxy-tetrahydrodipicolinate reductase, with product MTRIAITGAAGRMGRALIEACQQAEGLQVAVALEQPGHALLGSDAGLVAGVGELGVAIGADPAAVSGDFDVLIDFTRPEATLANLAVCRAAGRRMVIGTTGFDEAGKAAIAEAAADIGIVFAPNMSVGVNLCLKLLDMAARVLGDEVDIEIIEAHHRHKVDAPSGTALRMGEVVAGALGRDLAECAVYGREGITGERDRKTIGFETIRAGDIVGEHTVMFAGTGERVEITHKASSRMTFARGAARAAAWLMDRPAGLYDMQDILGLRD from the coding sequence ATGACCAGAATTGCAATCACCGGCGCCGCCGGCCGTATGGGCCGGGCGTTGATCGAGGCCTGCCAGCAGGCCGAGGGGCTTCAGGTCGCGGTGGCGCTGGAACAGCCGGGCCACGCGCTGCTGGGCAGCGATGCCGGCCTGGTGGCCGGGGTCGGCGAACTGGGGGTGGCGATTGGCGCCGATCCGGCCGCGGTCAGTGGCGATTTCGACGTGCTGATCGATTTCACCCGCCCGGAGGCGACCCTGGCCAATCTGGCAGTGTGCCGGGCCGCCGGACGACGCATGGTGATCGGCACCACCGGCTTCGACGAGGCGGGCAAGGCGGCGATCGCCGAGGCCGCGGCGGACATCGGCATCGTCTTCGCGCCCAACATGAGCGTCGGTGTCAACCTGTGCCTGAAGCTGCTGGACATGGCCGCCCGGGTGCTGGGCGACGAGGTGGACATCGAGATCATCGAGGCCCATCACCGGCACAAGGTGGATGCGCCTTCCGGTACCGCACTGCGCATGGGCGAGGTGGTGGCCGGGGCGCTGGGCCGGGATCTGGCCGAGTGCGCCGTCTACGGCCGCGAGGGGATCACCGGCGAGCGTGACCGCAAGACCATTGGCTTCGAGACCATCCGCGCCGGCGACATCGTCGGCGAGCACACGGTAATGTTCGCCGGCACCGGCGAGCGGGTGGAGATCACCCACAAGGCCTCCAGCCGCATGACCTTCGCCCGTGGCGCGGCGCGCGCCGCCGCCTGGCTCATGGACCGCCCCGCCGGCCTCTACGACATGCAGGACATCCTCGGCCTGCGTGACTGA
- the dnaJ gene encoding molecular chaperone DnaJ yields MSKRDYYEVLGLQKNASEAEIKKAFKRMAMKYHPDRNPDDAEAEEKFKEAKEAYEVLCDAQKRAAYDQFGHAGVDPSMGGGGGFGGGGASFSDIFGDVFGDIFGGGRGGGQRVYRGADLRYNLELTLEEAVAGTTVKIRVPTLATCSMCGGSGASPGSNPETCTTCGGVGQVRMQQGFFSVQQTCPRCHGSGMMISDPCPKCHGQGRVRENKTLSVKVPAGVDTGDRIRLAGEGEAGENGGPPGDLYVQIRVKEHPIFKRDDNNLYCEVPISFVTAALGGELEVPTLEGRVVLKIPPETQSGKLFRLRGKGVKPVRGGPVGDLLCRVAVETPINLSAKQKELLREFQKTLDEKGGGHHNPQSHSWLDGVKKFFENMKL; encoded by the coding sequence ATGTCGAAGCGAGATTATTATGAGGTCCTCGGACTGCAGAAGAATGCCAGCGAGGCCGAGATCAAGAAGGCCTTCAAGCGGATGGCCATGAAGTACCATCCGGACCGCAACCCGGACGATGCCGAGGCCGAGGAGAAGTTCAAGGAGGCCAAGGAGGCCTACGAGGTACTCTGCGATGCGCAGAAGCGGGCCGCCTACGACCAGTTCGGCCATGCCGGCGTCGACCCCTCGATGGGCGGGGGCGGCGGCTTCGGGGGTGGCGGAGCCAGCTTCAGCGACATCTTCGGGGACGTCTTCGGAGACATCTTCGGTGGTGGCCGCGGCGGCGGACAGCGGGTCTACCGCGGGGCGGATCTGCGCTACAACCTGGAGCTCACCCTGGAAGAGGCGGTCGCCGGCACCACGGTGAAGATCCGGGTGCCGACCCTGGCCACCTGCTCGATGTGTGGCGGTTCCGGTGCCAGCCCGGGCAGCAACCCCGAGACCTGCACCACCTGCGGTGGTGTCGGCCAGGTGCGCATGCAGCAGGGCTTCTTCTCGGTGCAGCAGACCTGTCCGCGCTGCCACGGCAGCGGCATGATGATCAGCGATCCCTGCCCGAAGTGCCATGGCCAGGGCCGGGTGCGCGAGAACAAGACCCTGTCGGTGAAGGTGCCCGCCGGCGTGGACACCGGCGACCGCATCCGCCTGGCGGGCGAGGGCGAGGCCGGCGAGAACGGTGGGCCGCCGGGGGATCTCTATGTGCAGATCCGGGTCAAGGAACACCCGATCTTCAAGCGCGACGACAACAACCTCTATTGCGAGGTGCCCATTTCCTTCGTCACCGCCGCCCTTGGCGGCGAGCTGGAGGTGCCGACCCTGGAAGGCCGGGTGGTGCTCAAGATCCCGCCCGAGACCCAGTCCGGCAAGCTGTTCCGGCTGCGCGGCAAGGGCGTCAAACCGGTGCGCGGCGGGCCGGTCGGTGATCTGCTCTGTCGGGTGGCGGTGGAGACGCCGATCAACCTCTCGGCCAAGCAGAAGGAACTGCTGCGCGAGTTCCAGAAGACCCTCGACGAGAAGGGCGGCGGCCACCACAACCCCCAGTCCCACTCCTGGCTGGACGGGGTCAAGAAGTTTTTCGAAAACATGAAACTATAG
- the dnaK gene encoding molecular chaperone DnaK codes for MGKIIGIDLGTTNSCVAVMEGGKARVIENAEGDRTTPSIVAFADEGEVLVGQAAKRQAVTNPENTLFAIKRLIGRKFEDAEVQKDIELVPYKIVKADNGDAWVEVKGKKMAPPEISARVLMKLKKDAEAYLGETVTEAVITVPAYFNDSQRQATKDAGKIAGLDVKRIINEPTAAALAYGMDKTRGDVKIAVYDLGGGTFDISIIEIADVDGEHQFEVLSTNGDTFLGGEDFDKRLIDYLADEFQKEQGIDLRGDPLAMQRLKEAAEKAKIELSSAQQTDVNLPYITADASGPKHLNIKVTRAKLESLVEDLISRTIEPCKIALKDAGLSAAEIDDVILVGGQTRMPKVQEAVQDFFGKEPRKDVNPDEAVAIGAAIQGGVLGGEVKDVLLLDVTPLSLGIETMGGVMTKLIEKNTTIPTKATQVFSTADDNQTAVTVHVLQGERERADANKSLGRFDLTDIPPAPRGVPQIEVTFDIDANGILHVSAKDKGTGKEQKIEIKASSGLSEEEVEKMVRDAEAHADEDRKFHELVDARNQADNLIHATRKSLTDLGDKVEDGEKEQIEAAIKELEEVLRGDDKAAIEAKTAALAELSGKLAQRAYQQESGAAEGAAGQAQAGGEGAAASGDDVVDAEFEEVKDDNK; via the coding sequence ATGGGAAAGATCATCGGTATTGACCTGGGGACCACCAACTCCTGTGTCGCGGTCATGGAAGGCGGCAAGGCGCGCGTCATCGAGAACGCCGAGGGTGACCGCACCACGCCGTCCATCGTCGCCTTCGCCGACGAGGGCGAGGTGCTGGTCGGTCAGGCCGCCAAGCGTCAGGCCGTGACCAACCCCGAAAACACCCTGTTTGCCATCAAGCGCCTGATCGGCCGCAAGTTCGAGGACGCCGAGGTGCAGAAGGACATCGAGCTGGTGCCCTACAAGATCGTCAAGGCCGACAACGGCGACGCCTGGGTCGAGGTCAAGGGCAAGAAGATGGCCCCGCCGGAGATCTCGGCCCGGGTGCTGATGAAACTGAAGAAGGATGCCGAGGCCTATCTGGGCGAGACGGTTACCGAGGCAGTGATCACGGTGCCGGCCTATTTCAACGATTCCCAGCGCCAGGCCACCAAGGATGCGGGCAAGATCGCCGGCCTGGACGTCAAGCGCATCATCAACGAGCCGACCGCCGCGGCCCTGGCCTATGGCATGGACAAGACGCGCGGCGACGTGAAGATCGCGGTCTACGACCTGGGCGGCGGCACCTTCGACATCTCCATCATCGAGATCGCCGATGTCGACGGCGAGCACCAGTTCGAGGTGCTGTCCACCAACGGTGACACCTTCCTCGGCGGCGAGGACTTCGACAAGCGGCTGATCGACTACCTGGCGGACGAATTCCAGAAGGAGCAGGGCATCGACCTGCGCGGCGATCCGCTGGCCATGCAGCGTCTCAAGGAGGCCGCAGAGAAGGCCAAGATCGAGTTGTCCTCGGCGCAGCAGACCGACGTCAATCTGCCGTACATCACGGCCGATGCATCCGGTCCCAAGCACCTCAACATCAAGGTGACCCGGGCCAAGCTGGAATCCCTGGTCGAGGATCTGATCAGCCGCACCATCGAGCCGTGCAAGATCGCGCTCAAGGATGCCGGCCTGTCGGCCGCCGAGATCGACGACGTCATCCTGGTCGGCGGTCAGACCCGCATGCCCAAGGTGCAGGAGGCGGTGCAGGACTTCTTCGGCAAGGAGCCGCGCAAGGACGTCAACCCGGACGAGGCGGTGGCCATCGGTGCCGCCATCCAGGGCGGCGTGCTGGGCGGCGAGGTCAAGGACGTGCTGCTGCTCGACGTCACCCCGCTGTCGCTGGGCATCGAGACCATGGGCGGCGTGATGACCAAGCTGATCGAGAAGAACACCACCATCCCGACCAAGGCGACCCAGGTGTTCTCCACCGCCGACGACAACCAGACCGCGGTCACCGTGCACGTGCTGCAGGGCGAGCGCGAGCGGGCCGACGCCAACAAGTCGCTGGGCCGTTTCGACCTGACCGATATCCCGCCGGCGCCGCGCGGTGTGCCGCAGATCGAGGTCACCTTCGACATCGACGCCAACGGCATCCTGCACGTCTCGGCCAAGGACAAGGGTACCGGCAAGGAGCAGAAGATCGAGATCAAGGCCTCCAGCGGCCTGTCCGAGGAAGAGGTCGAGAAGATGGTGCGCGACGCCGAGGCGCATGCCGACGAGGACCGCAAGTTCCACGAGCTGGTCGACGCCCGCAACCAGGCCGACAATCTGATCCATGCCACCCGCAAGTCGCTGACCGATCTCGGCGACAAGGTCGAGGATGGTGAGAAGGAGCAGATCGAGGCCGCCATCAAGGAACTGGAAGAGGTACTCAGGGGCGACGACAAGGCGGCCATCGAGGCCAAGACCGCCGCCCTGGCCGAACTCTCTGGTAAACTCGCCCAGCGCGCCTACCAGCAGGAGTCGGGTGCTGCCGAGGGCGCTGCCGGGCAGGCCCAGGCCGGCGGCGAGGGTGCCGCGGCCTCCGGTGACGATGTGGTCGACGCCGAGTTCGAAGAGGTCAAGGACGACAACAAGTAA
- the carA gene encoding glutamine-hydrolyzing carbamoyl-phosphate synthase small subunit — protein sequence MRKPALLVLEDGSLFRGESIGADGQTTGEVVFNTALTGYQEILTDPSYAQQIVTLTYPHIGNVGINADDEESSHIHCAGLVIRDLPRLHSNWRAEEALDAYLERQGIVAIAGIDTRRLTRILREKGAQAGCILAGEAVDEAAALAAAQAFPGLKGMDLAKEVTTGQPYEWAQGSWTLEDGLPEAPHPVEEKLPLHVVAYDYGVKRNILRMLVDRGCRITVVPAQTPAEKVLELKPDGVFLSNGPGDPEPCDYAIEAIRTLLDRELPLFGICLGHQLLSLASGARTVKMKFGHHGANHPVQDLDSGAVMITSQNHGFAVDEASLPDNLRATHRSLFDGSLQGVHRTDKPAFSFQGHPEASPGPHDAAPLFDHFVDLMTSRSQKTGTGSQE from the coding sequence TTGAGGAAACCCGCCCTGTTGGTTCTGGAAGACGGCAGCCTGTTCCGTGGCGAGTCCATCGGTGCCGATGGCCAGACGACGGGCGAGGTGGTGTTCAACACGGCCCTGACCGGCTATCAGGAGATCCTCACCGATCCCTCCTACGCGCAGCAGATCGTCACCCTGACCTATCCCCACATCGGCAACGTCGGGATCAACGCGGATGACGAGGAATCCTCACACATCCACTGCGCCGGGCTGGTGATCCGTGACCTGCCGCGGCTGCACAGCAACTGGCGTGCCGAGGAGGCGCTGGATGCCTATCTGGAGCGTCAGGGGATCGTCGCCATCGCCGGCATCGATACCCGGCGCCTGACCCGCATCCTGCGTGAGAAGGGCGCCCAGGCCGGTTGCATCCTGGCCGGTGAGGCCGTCGATGAGGCGGCGGCGCTTGCCGCGGCGCAGGCCTTCCCCGGGCTCAAGGGGATGGACCTGGCGAAGGAGGTCACCACTGGCCAGCCCTACGAATGGGCGCAGGGCAGCTGGACGCTGGAGGACGGCCTGCCGGAGGCGCCGCACCCCGTCGAGGAGAAGCTGCCGCTGCATGTGGTGGCCTACGACTACGGCGTCAAGCGCAACATCCTGCGCATGCTGGTCGACCGCGGCTGCCGCATCACCGTGGTGCCGGCCCAGACCCCCGCCGAGAAGGTGCTGGAGCTGAAGCCGGACGGGGTGTTCCTGTCCAACGGTCCCGGCGATCCCGAACCCTGCGACTATGCCATCGAGGCGATCCGCACCCTGCTCGACCGGGAGCTGCCGCTGTTCGGTATCTGCCTCGGCCACCAGCTGCTGTCGCTGGCTTCAGGGGCGCGGACGGTGAAGATGAAGTTCGGCCACCACGGTGCCAACCATCCGGTGCAGGATCTCGATTCGGGGGCGGTGATGATCACCAGCCAGAACCATGGCTTCGCGGTGGACGAGGCCAGCCTGCCGGACAATCTGCGTGCCACCCACCGTTCGCTGTTCGACGGTTCGCTGCAGGGCGTGCACCGCACCGACAAGCCGGCCTTCAGTTTCCAGGGCCACCCCGAGGCGAGCCCGGGACCGCACGATGCGGCGCCGCTCTTCGATCACTTTGTGGACTTGATGACTTCCAGGAGCCAGAAGACAGGAACCGGAAGTCAGGAGTGA